The following are encoded together in the Bubalus kerabau isolate K-KA32 ecotype Philippines breed swamp buffalo chromosome 3, PCC_UOA_SB_1v2, whole genome shotgun sequence genome:
- the MCCD1 gene encoding mitochondrial coiled-coil domain protein 1 — MVLPLAWLSQCCRHLLLPSCAPILQGSWRCCSQGPRSTAETSSTRNRKMSPSRVSGTKEAELAQAEELLEQQLELYQALVEGQEGAWEAQALVLKTQKLKEQMRRHREPGRSHLSLPSVAPSPSSPENCTPPSPALGSATSQPLPGPKKTEETATKGLETG, encoded by the exons ATGGTCCTCCCTCTGGCCTGGCTCTCCCAATGCTGCCGTCACCTCCTCCTGCCATCCTGCGCCCCCATACTCCAGGGCTCCTGGAGGTGCTGCTCCCAGGGTCCCAGAAGCACAGCAGAGACGAGCTCCACACGCAATAGAAAGATGTCACCTTCCAGGGTAAGTGGCACCAAGGAAG CTGAGCTGGCCCAGGCGGAGGAGCTGCTGGAGCAGCAGCTGGAGCTGTACCAGGCCCTGGTGGAAGGGCAAGagggggcctgggaagcccaggccctGGTGCTCAAGACACAGAAGCTAAAGGAACAGATGCGGAGACACAGAGAGCCTGGGAGGAGTCACCTAAGCCTTCCATCAGTGGCCCCTTCACCATCCAGCCCTGAAAACTGCACGCCACCCTCCCCAGCCCTTGGATCAGCAACATCCCAGCCTCTCCCAGGCcctaagaaaacagaagaaactgCCACAAAAGGGCTAGAAACTGGATAG
- the DDX39B gene encoding spliceosome RNA helicase DDX39B, which yields MAENDVDNELLDYEDDEVETAAGGDGAEAPAKKDVKGSYVSIHSSGFRDFLLKPELLRAIVDCGFEHPSEVQHECIPQAILGMDVLCQAKSGMGKTAVFVLATLQQLEPVTGQVSVLVMCHTRELAFQISKEYERFSKYMPSVKVAVFFGGLSIKKDEEVLKKNCPHIVVGTPGRILALARNKSLNLKHIKHFILDECDKMLEQLDMRRDVQEIFRMTPHEKQVMMFSATLSKEIRPVCRKFMQDPMEIFVDDETKLTLHGLQQYYVKLKDNEKNRKLFDLLDVLEFNQVVIFVKSVQRCIALAQLLVEQNFPAIAIHRGMPQEERLSRYQQFKDFQRRILVATNLFGRGMDIERVNIAFNYDMPEDSDTYLHRVARAGRFGTKGLAITFVSDENDAKILNDVQDRFEVNISELPDEIDISSYIEQTR from the exons ATGGCGGAGAACGATGTGGACAATGAGCTCTTGGATTATGAAGATGATGAGGTGGAGACGGCAGCTGGGGGAGATGGGGCTGAGGCCCCTGCCAAGAAGGATGTCAAGGGCTCCTATGTCTCCATCCACAGCTCTGGCTTTCGTGACTTCTTGCTCAAGCCAGAGTTGCTCCGGGCCATTGTTGACTGTGGCTTTGAGCATCCATCAGAAG TCCAGCATGAGTGCATCCCTCAGGCCATCCTGGGAATGGACGTCCTATGCCAGGCCAAGTCAGGCATGGGAAAGACAGCGGTGTTTGTGCTGGCTACACTGCAGCAACTGGAGCCGGTTACTGGACAG GTGTCTGTACTGGTGATGTGTCACACTCGGGAGTTGGCTTTTCAGATCAGCAAGGAGTATGAGCGCTTCTCCAAATACATGCCCAGCGTCAAG GTCGCAGTGTTTTTTGGTGGTCTGTCTATCAAGAAGGATGAAGAGGTGCTGAAGAAGAACTGCCCGCATATTGTCGTGGGGACCCCTGGCCGCATCCTAGCCCTGGCTCGAAATAAGAGCCTCAACCTCAAACACATTAAACACTTTATCTTGGATGAATGCGATAAGATGCTTGAACAGCTCG aCATGCGTCGGGATGTCCAGGAAATTTTTCGCATGACCCCCCATGAGAAGCAGGTCATGATGTTCAGTGCTACCTTGAGCAAAGAGATTCGTCCAGTCTGCCGCAAGTTCATGCAAGAC ccAATGGAGATCTTCGTGGATGATGAGACGAAGCTGACGCTGCATGGATTGCAGCAGTACTACGTGAAACTGAAGGACAACGAGAAGAACCGGAAGCTCTTTGACCTTCTGGATGTCCTTGAATTCAACCAG GTGGTGATATTTGTGAAGTCTGTGCAGCGTTGCATTgccctggcccagctcctggtggAGCAGAACTTCCCAGCCATTGCTATCCACCGTGGGATGCCCCAAGAAGAGAG GCTTTCTCGGTATCAGCAGTTTAAAGATTTTCAACGACGGATTCTCGTGGCTACCAACTTGTTTGGCCGAGGCATGGACATCGAGCGGGTGAACATTGCCTTTAACTACGACATGCCTGAGGATTCAGATACCTACCTGCATCGG GTGGCCAGAGCAGGCCGGTTTGGCACCAAGGGCTTGGCCATCACATTTGTGTCAGATGAGAATGATGCCAAGATCCTCAATGATGTGCAGGATCGCTTTGAAGTCAATATAAGTGAGCTGCCTGATGAGATAGACATCTCCTCCTACA ttgaaCAGACACGGTAG
- the ATP6V1G2 gene encoding V-type proton ATPase subunit G 2 isoform X2: protein MASQSQGIQQLLQAEKRAAEKVADARKRKARRLKQAKEEAQMEVDQYRREREQEFQSKQQAVTLTTGPRTPWEIEVPAPWVLLRPEEGCPERRPEWQESR from the exons ATGGCCAGTCAATCCCAGGGTATCCAGCAGCTCCTGCAAGCCGAGAAGCGGGCGGCTGAGAAGGTGGCAGATGCCAGAAAGA GGAAGGCCCGGCGTCTGAAGCAGGCAAAGGAGGAGGCACAAATGGAAGTGGACCAGTACcgcagagagagagagcaagaattCCAGAGCAAGCAGCAGGCA GTCACCTTGACTACCGGGCCAAGGACCCCGTGGGAAATCGAAGTCCCGGCACCTTGGGTCCTCCTGCGCCCAGAGGAGGGGTGCCCAGAAAGAAGACCTGAGTGGCAAGAATCTAGATGA
- the ATP6V1G2 gene encoding V-type proton ATPase subunit G 2 isoform X1 — protein MASQSQGIQQLLQAEKRAAEKVADARKRKARRLKQAKEEAQMEVDQYRREREQEFQSKQQAAMGSQGNLSAEVEQATRRQVQGMQSSQQRNRERVLAQLLGMVCDVRPQVHPNYRIAA, from the exons ATGGCCAGTCAATCCCAGGGTATCCAGCAGCTCCTGCAAGCCGAGAAGCGGGCGGCTGAGAAGGTGGCAGATGCCAGAAAGA GGAAGGCCCGGCGTCTGAAGCAGGCAAAGGAGGAGGCACAAATGGAAGTGGACCAGTACcgcagagagagagagcaagaattCCAGAGCAAGCAGCAGGCA GCCATGGGCTCCCAAGGGAACTTGTCAGCTGAGGTGGAGCAGGCTACAAGGCGCCAGGTGCAGGGCATGCAGAGCTCCCAGCAGAGAAACCGCGAACGTGTCCTGGCCCAGCTTCTCGGCATGGTCTGCGACGTCAGGCCCCAGGTCCACCCCAACTACCGGATTGCTGCCTAG
- the NFKBIL1 gene encoding NF-kappa-B inhibitor-like protein 1 isoform X1: protein MSNPSPQVPEGEASTSVCRAKSSMASTSRRQRRERRFRRYLSAGRLVRAQALLQRHPGLDVDAGQPPPLHRACARHDAPALCLLLRLGADPAHQDRHGDTALHAAARQGPDAYTDFFLPLLSRCPSAMGIKNKDGETPGQILGWGPPWDSAEEEEEDEASKEREWRQKLQGELEDEWQEVIGRFEDDASHETQEPESFSAWSDRMAREHAQKRQQQRREAEGACRPPRAEGSGHSWRQQEEEQRLFRERARAKEEELRESRARRAQEALGDRAPEPARAGPRAEHPRGAGRGRLWRFGDVPWPCPGGGDPEAMAAALVARGPPLEEQGALRRYLRVQQVRWHPDRFLQRFRSQIETWELGRVMGAVTALSQALNRHAEALK from the exons ATGAGTAACCCCTCCCCCCAAGTCCCAGAGGGAGAAGCCTCTACATCTGTCTGCCGG GCCAAGAGTTCCATGGCCTCCACTTCCCGTCGCCAACGCCGAGAGCGTCGCTTCCGTCGCTATTTGTCTGCAGGACGGCTGGTTCGggcccaagccctcctccagcgACACCCAGGCCTTGATGTAGATGCTGGGCAGCCCCCACCTCTGCACCGGGCATGCGCCCGCCACGATGCCCCTGCCCTGTGCCTGCTGCTGCGGCTTGGGGCTGACCCTGCCCACCAGGACCGCCATGGGGACACGGCGCTGCATGCCGCTGCCCGCCAGGGCCCTGATG CCTACACGGATTTCTTCCTGCCACTGCTGAGTCGCTGTCCCTCTGCCATGGGAATAAAGAATAAGGATGGGGAGACCCCAGGGCAGATTCTGGGCTGGGGACCCCCCTGGGATTctgctgaggaggaggaggaagatgaggcCTCTAAGGAACGGGAATGGAGACAGAAGCTGCAGGGAGAGCTGGAGGACGAGTGGCAGGAGGTCATCGGGAGATTTGAAG ATGATGCTTCCCATGAGACCCAGGAACCCGAGTCCTTCTCAGCCTGGTCAGATCGCATGGCCCGGGAACATGCCCAGAAGCGCCAGCAGCAGCGGCGTGAGGCAGAGGGAGCCTGCCGACCCCCACGGGCTGAGGGCTCCGGGCACAGCTGGCggcagcaggaggaggagcagcGGCTCTTCCGAGAGCGAGCCCGGGCCAAAGAGGAGGAACTGCGTGAGAGCCGAGCCCGGAGGGCGCAGGAGGCGCTCGGGGATCGCGCTCCGGAGCCGGCCAGAGCCGGGCCCCGGGCAGAGCACCCCAGAGGCGCAGGGCGGGGCAGACTCTGGCGCTTCGGTGATGTGCCTTGGccctgccctgggggaggggacccAGAAGCCATGGCTGCAGCACTGGTGGCCAGGGGTCCCCCCTTGGAGGAACAGGGGGCTCTGAGGAGGTACTTGAGGGTCCAGCAGGTCCGCTGGCACCCTGACCGCTTCCTGCAGCGATTCCGAAGCCAGATTGAGACCTGGGAGCTGGGCCGAGTGATGGGAGCCGTGACAGCCCTTTCTCAGGCCCTGAATCGCCACGCAGAGGCCCTCAAGTGA
- the NFKBIL1 gene encoding NF-kappa-B inhibitor-like protein 1 isoform X2: MASTSRRQRRERRFRRYLSAGRLVRAQALLQRHPGLDVDAGQPPPLHRACARHDAPALCLLLRLGADPAHQDRHGDTALHAAARQGPDAYTDFFLPLLSRCPSAMGIKNKDGETPGQILGWGPPWDSAEEEEEDEASKEREWRQKLQGELEDEWQEVIGRFEDDASHETQEPESFSAWSDRMAREHAQKRQQQRREAEGACRPPRAEGSGHSWRQQEEEQRLFRERARAKEEELRESRARRAQEALGDRAPEPARAGPRAEHPRGAGRGRLWRFGDVPWPCPGGGDPEAMAAALVARGPPLEEQGALRRYLRVQQVRWHPDRFLQRFRSQIETWELGRVMGAVTALSQALNRHAEALK; the protein is encoded by the exons ATGGCCTCCACTTCCCGTCGCCAACGCCGAGAGCGTCGCTTCCGTCGCTATTTGTCTGCAGGACGGCTGGTTCGggcccaagccctcctccagcgACACCCAGGCCTTGATGTAGATGCTGGGCAGCCCCCACCTCTGCACCGGGCATGCGCCCGCCACGATGCCCCTGCCCTGTGCCTGCTGCTGCGGCTTGGGGCTGACCCTGCCCACCAGGACCGCCATGGGGACACGGCGCTGCATGCCGCTGCCCGCCAGGGCCCTGATG CCTACACGGATTTCTTCCTGCCACTGCTGAGTCGCTGTCCCTCTGCCATGGGAATAAAGAATAAGGATGGGGAGACCCCAGGGCAGATTCTGGGCTGGGGACCCCCCTGGGATTctgctgaggaggaggaggaagatgaggcCTCTAAGGAACGGGAATGGAGACAGAAGCTGCAGGGAGAGCTGGAGGACGAGTGGCAGGAGGTCATCGGGAGATTTGAAG ATGATGCTTCCCATGAGACCCAGGAACCCGAGTCCTTCTCAGCCTGGTCAGATCGCATGGCCCGGGAACATGCCCAGAAGCGCCAGCAGCAGCGGCGTGAGGCAGAGGGAGCCTGCCGACCCCCACGGGCTGAGGGCTCCGGGCACAGCTGGCggcagcaggaggaggagcagcGGCTCTTCCGAGAGCGAGCCCGGGCCAAAGAGGAGGAACTGCGTGAGAGCCGAGCCCGGAGGGCGCAGGAGGCGCTCGGGGATCGCGCTCCGGAGCCGGCCAGAGCCGGGCCCCGGGCAGAGCACCCCAGAGGCGCAGGGCGGGGCAGACTCTGGCGCTTCGGTGATGTGCCTTGGccctgccctgggggaggggacccAGAAGCCATGGCTGCAGCACTGGTGGCCAGGGGTCCCCCCTTGGAGGAACAGGGGGCTCTGAGGAGGTACTTGAGGGTCCAGCAGGTCCGCTGGCACCCTGACCGCTTCCTGCAGCGATTCCGAAGCCAGATTGAGACCTGGGAGCTGGGCCGAGTGATGGGAGCCGTGACAGCCCTTTCTCAGGCCCTGAATCGCCACGCAGAGGCCCTCAAGTGA